The Hemiscyllium ocellatum isolate sHemOce1 chromosome 27 unlocalized genomic scaffold, sHemOce1.pat.X.cur. SUPER_27_unloc_33, whole genome shotgun sequence genome window below encodes:
- the LOC132808139 gene encoding zinc finger protein 229-like — translation MEKPWKCGDCGKGFRYPSDLEIHRRFHTGERPFTCSGCGKDFSDSANLLAHQRVHTGERPFTCSVCAKGFSHSSNLLKHRRVHTGERPFTCSVCGKGFTQSSHLISHQRVHTGERPFSCSVCDKGFTRSSHLLSHQRLHNGKRPYVCSECGKAFTKSLKLKSHQRVHAGERPFTCSVCGKGFTQSSHLLAHQWVHTGERPFTCSVCGKGFPHSSTLLRHQRVHTGERPFTCPVCGKGFPHLSTLRSHQLVHTGERPFTCSVCGKGFSHSSTLLRHQRVHTGERPFACTVCGKGFTQSSTLQSHQLLHTGERPFTCSVCGKGFPRSSTLLRHQRVHTGERPFTCSVCGRGFARSQHLLRHQRVHTGERPFTCSVCGRGFAQSQHLLQHQRGHK, via the coding sequence atggagaaaccgtggaagtgtggggattgcgggaaaggattcCGCTACCCGTCCGATCTGGAGATCCACCGCCGTTTCCACactggggagcggcccttcacctgttCCGGGTGCGGGAAGGACTTCAGCGACTCGGccaacctgctggcccaccagcgggtccacaccggggagcggcccttcacctgctccgtctgcgccAAGGGCTTCTCTCACTCGTCCAACCTGCTcaagcaccggcgggtccacaccggggagcggcccttcacctgctccgtctgcggcaagggcttcacccagtcgtcccacCTGATCtcacaccagcgggtccacaccggggagaggccattcagctgctcggtctgtgacaagggcttcacccgctcgtccCACCTGCTGTCCCACCAGCGGCTCCACAACGGCAAGAGGCCGTACgtctgctccgagtgcgggaaggccttcactaAGTCGTTGAAGCTGAagtcccaccagcgggtccacgccggggagcggcccttcacctgctccgtctgcggcaagggctttaCCCAGTCGTcgcacctgctggcccaccagtgggtccacactggggagcggcccttcacctgctcggtgtgcggcaagggcttccctcactcgtccaccctgctgcggcaccagcgggtccacaccggggagaggcccttcacctgtcccgtctgcggcaagggcttccctcACTTGTCCACCCTGCGGTCCCACCAGCtggtccacactggggagcggcccttcacctgctcggtgtgcggcaagggcttctctcactcatccaccctgctgcggcaccagcgggtccacaccggggagaggcccttcgcctgcaccgtctgcggcaagggctttaCCCAGTCGTCCACCCTGCAGTCCCACCAGCtgctccacaccggggagcggcccttcacctgctccgtctgcggcaagggcttccctcgctcgtccaccctgctgcggcaccagcgggtccacacgggggagaggccattcacctgctccgtctgcgggaGGGGCTTCGCTCGGTCCCAgcacctgctgcggcaccagcgggtccacacaggggagaggccattcacctgctctgtctgCGGGAGGGGCTTCGCTCAGTCCCAGCACCTGCTGCAGCACCAGCGGGGGCACAAGTGA